One stretch of Pyrenophora tritici-repentis strain M4 chromosome 4, whole genome shotgun sequence DNA includes these proteins:
- a CDS encoding Dfp, Phosphopantothenoylcysteine synthetase/decarboxylase, translating to MAIQVRDLKPLNIRPVQPPIRDPPKTDPFAFDHHDDKIHVLLCASGSVATIKIPNMINALAKHENVRIRLVFTAAAANFLQGQSSEQPSIEDIEALPNVDAVYFDEDEWREPWVRGNKILHIELRRWADMMIIAPLSANELAKITQGWSDNLLLSVVRAWDTTGLIDPLRSIPGVQWPQEVSSVQKKRILVAPSMNTAMWFQPITRKQVQTLEEEWGVKNGGWFEVLQPMEKELACGDIGGGAMKDWAEIVAVVEERLGLASQ from the coding sequence ATGGCTATCCAGGTTCGAGACCTCAAGCCCCTCAACATCAGGCCCGTCCAGCCCCCAATCCGAGACCCGCCAAAAACCGACCCTTTTGCATTCGATCATCACGATGACAAAATCCACGTGTTGCTCTGCGCCTCAGGTTCTGTCGCGACGATCAAGATACCGAACATGATTAATGCGCTCGCCAAACACGAGAATGTGCGCATACGCCTGGTCTTCACGGCTGCGGCGGCAAACTTCCTGCAGGGCCAGAGCAGTGAACAACCGTCGATAGAGGACATTGAGGCGCTGCCAAACGTAGACGCGGTATACTTTGACGAGGACGAGTGGAGGGAGCCCTGGGTTCGCGGTAATAAGATTTTGCACATCGAGCTACGGCGGTGGGCAGACATGATGATTATCGCCCCGCTCAGTGCGAATGAACTAGCGAAGATCACGCAAGGCTGGTCAGACAATCTCCTTCTCTCCGTTGTGCGCGCATGGGATACCACGGGCCTGATCGACCCATTGAGGAGTATACCCGGTGTGCAATGGCCACAAGAAGTAAGCAGTGTGCAGAAGAAGAGGATCTTGGTCGCACCAAGCATGAACACAGCCATGTGGTTTCAGCCAATCACAAGAAAACAGGTGCAAACCCTGGAAGAGGAATGGGGTGTCAAGAACGGAGGCTGGTTTGAGGTGCTGCAGCCAATGGAGAAAGAGCTGGCATGTGGAGATATTGGAGGTGGCGCGATGAAAGACTGGGCGGAGATTGTTGCTGTGGTTGAGGAGCGACTAGGCCTTGCATCGCAATAA